Sequence from the Spirochaetaceae bacterium genome:
ACCCGGGGCGGCAGATTGGCAATCGCCTGCGCAGTAAGCGCCGATCTGGCCAGCCGGGACGGTGGCATTTCCGCGGCCGTCCTGGCCAAGGAGGCGGCGGCCAGGGCAGGTGGGGGCGGCGGTGGCAAGCCCACTCTGGCCACCGCCGGCGCCCGGCAAGCTACCAATATCGATCAGGTGCTCGACAACGTGCGCGCGCACCTCGCGGCGCGCACCTCGCTTACGGAATGACCAAATCGGCTACCCTGTCGATGATCTTCTTCACGCGCGTGTAGTAGTCAGTCGCGCGCGACAGCGTAACGCCGACGTAGCGGCCATGCGCAACACTATTGCGAAGAGCGACGATCCCGTCCAGTGCGTCCTTGTACTCGTCGACGATGAAGTCCTCCAACTCGCTTCGCCACGCTGGGTCCATAGTGCCGACTACGTCAATGAGCCGCTGCGAATTGAGATTGGTAACCTGACGAACGCCGCGCTCAACGTGACGCTGGATACGCGGATCCGAATGAGTCCTCGCGTACTCAATTAGCAACTCAATCGTTGTCTGTTCTACATAACCGGATACCAGGACACAGAGATACCGCGCCAAGTCAGATAGAAGCTCGACGTCAGCATGCAGATCTCGTGCACGCGCGAACGTCGTATCGAGTTGCCGGCGTTGTCTGGCAACCTCCGCTCGTCCGGTCATTCCACGTTTGCGAAAGCTGCTGTTGCTGCGTTGATCCGTATGCCGACGTTGGATTCATGTGAGGTGCGGTCGGCGATCGCTCGCTGGTAGTCATGGTCCTTCAACAATGCATCGTACCTCTGGGACACTTGCGACGTATCGTGGATCGGCGCCCTTGTGATCCGGCGAGCAAGTCCTGTCATTACCGAGTCGGCAACCGCCGCGTTCACTGCCCGGAGCGGACGCAAGGCGCCATGGCCGACGGCTCGGTAAAGAAGCGTAACGGTATCGCTAAAGATCCGCACCAGCTCATCCTTGCTCTGACATGCCAAGTCCTTGTTGCTTGCCATGTACGTGTTCAGAAACTCTTTCATCGGGCTCTTGTAGTGGGATGCACGGTAATAGAAGGCAAAAAACCTCAGAATGAGTTCCATGTCCTTGAGGCGAATCGACCGCTTGCCGTATAGATTCCTCCAGGCAGGCAGCTCATTGAGCTGTCGGAGTACGCGAACCAGTTCGCCGTGGTAGAGCGCCACCCTGATTTCCTGTGGCTGAAGATTCACACCGCCAGTGTTGAGTCTTTCGAAAATCATGTAGACGCTACTTTGATCCTCGGTTGGCTCATCCTGCCGAATCACGGTAGCGTGGATGATGCTGTCATCCAATCGTCGTCGGTCCTCCACGTCGAGATCCTCGTAGCGCTTCTTCTGGAAGCGCGCCTCGACGTTGTCCAGCCGGTACACCTTGCCGTGAATCTCACCACTGTAGAACGACTGCAGGGTGCGCAGACGCTGATGTCCATCGAGCACCAGGAAGCGACCGGATGGCTCCTTGACCAGGAAGATTCCCGGGACTGGTAATCCAAGTAGAAGAGATTCGACAAACCGATCCGATTTCGGGCGTGGCCACACATACTCACGTTGGAAGCCGGTGATCTCGGAGGCGTCGTCTAGCCAACTGAAGCGAGGAACTACGATGTCGCCGGAGTCGATTCGCTTAACCAGGGAGTCGACCGGGTAGTCGGCACCGTAGGCCGTGATTGAGTAGACGTACGGAATTACCTCTCGGGACTCATCGATATCGTCAACGGCCTCCTCACCCTCCAGGAATTGGGCGGCACCAGAATTCATCTCCGCACCTCCAGCAATTGCGGTTGACGTGTCGTCTGTACCCCTGTGGCACAGTATCGGACGCCTCAGCGGCCGTGCATCAGGCTGACAGCCCCTGGCGCTACGCCGCACGCCGAACGTATCACATTCTCCTCGTGGTGCTGCCGCCAATCTGTTGGGCACGCATCCGAGGATGGCTAGCGTCCGTAGCGCGGGCCACGCTCAAGTATACGGAGTCAGATGAAGTCGTAACATATACGGAGTCAGATGAAGTCGTAACAAGCAAGCATCGGTCGGTGGCGGTCCGTGGGTGCCCGTGTCGACGGTGGCCGGTGAGGAAACCGCGCGGTAGCGCTTGGCGGCGGCGCGGGAATGTTGCATATTCCAGCACCGGAGCAATTTGCATGTCACGAGTCTGTAAGATCACCGGCAAGAGGCCGATGGCCGGGAACAACGTGTCCAAGGCGCACAACAAGACGCGGCGGGTGCAGCGGCCCAACCTGCAGCGCAAGCGCATCTACCTCCCGGAGGAGGGCCGCACCGTTACCCTGCGGCTGTCGGCGCGCGCCCTGCGTACCGTGGACCGCAAGGGCCTGATGAACTACCTGCGCGACGAGGGGCTGGAGCTCCGCGACGTGACCTGATG
This genomic interval carries:
- a CDS encoding HEPN domain-containing protein, with protein sequence MTGRAEVARQRRQLDTTFARARDLHADVELLSDLARYLCVLVSGYVEQTTIELLIEYARTHSDPRIQRHVERGVRQVTNLNSQRLIDVVGTMDPAWRSELEDFIVDEYKDALDGIVALRNSVAHGRYVGVTLSRATDYYTRVKKIIDRVADLVIP
- a CDS encoding DUF262 domain-containing protein, with amino-acid sequence MNSGAAQFLEGEEAVDDIDESREVIPYVYSITAYGADYPVDSLVKRIDSGDIVVPRFSWLDDASEITGFQREYVWPRPKSDRFVESLLLGLPVPGIFLVKEPSGRFLVLDGHQRLRTLQSFYSGEIHGKVYRLDNVEARFQKKRYEDLDVEDRRRLDDSIIHATVIRQDEPTEDQSSVYMIFERLNTGGVNLQPQEIRVALYHGELVRVLRQLNELPAWRNLYGKRSIRLKDMELILRFFAFYYRASHYKSPMKEFLNTYMASNKDLACQSKDELVRIFSDTVTLLYRAVGHGALRPLRAVNAAVADSVMTGLARRITRAPIHDTSQVSQRYDALLKDHDYQRAIADRTSHESNVGIRINAATAAFANVE
- the rpmB gene encoding 50S ribosomal protein L28, producing the protein MSRVCKITGKRPMAGNNVSKAHNKTRRVQRPNLQRKRIYLPEEGRTVTLRLSARALRTVDRKGLMNYLRDEGLELRDVT